A genome region from Conger conger chromosome 16, fConCon1.1, whole genome shotgun sequence includes the following:
- the elac2 gene encoding zinc phosphodiesterase ELAC protein 2: MLTPKRPPFNLKSIAWLFRHPVVRTFRCAINVWVESIPPRAAFQLLRNMSSNASGNQDANMKRSKPPKDTLRHIRNRAQRNQEDGPATVHVQVIGAGSRGNGASLYMFSEFNRYLFNCGEGTQRLMQEHKIKPARLDNIFFTRMSWENVGGLSGMILTLKDTGVPDCILSGPPQLEKFMDAIQTFSGSLDQIKLAVSPYTNAPYSDQTATVTQVPIFAQLEESAPREASPGPQGEPSSPADGASGSADPREEREGSPDGRPTPTRDPSLVVAFVCKLQLKKGNFLVQKAKDLGLPVGQPAIGPIIASLKSGKSVTYEGREIHPEEVCTPTHPGLVFIVLECPSEEFIQPFCTNQVLRRYQTGGSEEPAALVVHITPEALLGTDSYKDWMAKFPPGTEHLIMNEHVRTVHNLSSRKLQIQLNLIHPEVFPQIKSCTAKGGKAALHVPNVRAECLLRFQLRPRLEWQRDGILSCDTSEFVREAEELPGFLKAVEECKQSLRDSEVQSEGAEKYPEVVFLGTGSALPMKIRNVSGTLVNISPTQSVLLDCGEGTFGQLCRHYGNQVDEVLTRLCAIFISHLHADHHTGLLALLLQRERALISEGKPCTPVCLVAPVLILTWLQLYHERCEEILHHVDLIPSWSLTEGADVHKDEFKAAIQSLLKKSDLEKLETCVVRHCKNAFACSLTHRSGWKLVFSGDTMPCDALVDMGKNATLLIHEATLEDGMAEEAVEKKHSTTSQAIGIGMKMKADFIMLNHFSQRYAKIPLLSPDFNDKVGIAFDHMRVRLSNLRVLPRLSAPLKALFAEEIEEMKERQGKRELKQLKQLIRVAGLGLPLNGAGQGAGQGAGQGAGQGAAGDGARDAPHKREPEEDPEPLNSKRLKAS, encoded by the exons ATGTTGACTCCGAAAAGACCACCTTTCAACTTAAAGTCGATTGCGTGGTTATTCAGGCATCCAGTCGTTCGTACTTTTCGGTGCGCTATAAACGTATGGGTTGAGAGCATTCCCCCGCGGGCAGCTTTCCAACTTTTGCGGAATATGTCATCTAATGCTAGTGGCAACCAGGACGCGAACATGAAGAGATCGAAACCCCCAAAAGACACCCTTCGGCACATAAGAAATAGAGCACAAAGGAATCAGGAGGATGGGCCAGCGACTGTGCACGTACAAGTAATTGGTGCAGGTAGCCGTGGCAACGGAGCGTCTCTCTACATGTTCTCCGAATTCAATCG ATATCTGTTCAACTGCGGCGAAGGAACTCAGCGTCTGATGCAAGAACACAA GATAAAGCCCGCTCGTCTGGACAACATCTTCTTCACTAGAATGAGCTGGGAGAATGTTGGAGGTTTGTCGG GGATGATACTGACGCTTAAAGACACCGGAGTTCCCGACTGCATTCTCTCTGGACCACCACAACTG GAGAAGTTTATGGATGCAATCCAGACCTTCTCCGGATCCCTGGACCAAATCAAGCTAG CTGTCAGTCCGTACACCAATGCTCCGTATTCGGATCAGACCGCGACAGTTACTCAAGTGCCAATATTCG CCCAGCTGGAGGAGAGCGCTCCCCGAGAGGCCTCCCCCGGCCCCCAGGGGGAGCCCTCCAGCCCGGCGGACGGGGCGAGCGGCTCCGCAGATCcccgggaggagagagaggggagcccag ATGGGAGACCGACCCCGACGAGAGATCCCTCTTTGGTGGTGGCCTTTGTCTGTAAG CTCCAGCTGAAAAAGGGGAATTTCTTGGTTCAGAAGGCCAAGGACCTGGGGCTGCCAGT GGGCCAGCCTGCCATAGGGCCCATCATCGCCTCGCTGAAGTCTGGGAAGAGCGTCACCTAcgaggggagagag ATCCACCCTGAGGAGGTGTGCACTCCCACCCATCCCGGGCTCGTCTTCATCGTGTTGGAGTGTCCCTCCGAGGAGTTCATCCAGCCGTTCTGCACCAATCAAGTCCTCAGAAG GTACCAGACCGGTGGTTCCGAGGAACCTGCAGCCTTGGTGGTTCACATCACGCCCGAGGCGCTGTTGGGGACGGACAGCTACAAGGACTGGATGGCGAA GTTCCCGCCCGGCACGGAGCATTTGATTATGAATGAACACGTCCGCACCGTTCACAACCTGAGCAGCCGTAAACTGCAGATTCAGCTCAACCTGATTCACCCAGAGGTCTTCCCACAAATCAAGAGCTGTACTGCAAAG gGAGGAAAGGCTGCTCTGCATGTGCCCAATGTCAGGGCGGAGTGTCTCCTGAGGTTTCAGCTCAGACCCAGGCTGGAGTGGCAAAG AGATGGGATCCTCTCCTGCGACACCTCGGAGTTTGTGCGAGAGGCAGAAGAGCTCCCAGGGTTCCTAAAGGCGGTGGAGGAGTGCAAGCAGAGCCTGAGGGATTCTGAGGTCCAGTCGG agggagcagagaaGTACCCTGAGGTGGTGTTTCTGGGCACTGGCTCCGCCCTCCCCATGAAGATCCGGAATGTCAGCGGCACTCTGGTGAACATCAG CCCCACCCAGTCTGTGCTGCTGGACTGTGGAGAAGGCACGTTTGGGCAGCTGTGTCGTCACTATGGCAACCAGGTGGACGAGGTTCTGACCAGGCTGTGCGCGATCTTCATCTCTCACCTGCACGCCGACCACCACACG GGACTGCTGGCTCTGCTGcttcagagggagagagctctg ATCAGCGAGGGGAAACCCTGCACCCCCGTTTGCTTGGTGGCCCCAGTTCTGATCCTGACCTGGCTGCAGCTGTATCACGAACGCTGCGAGGAGATCCTGCACCATGTCGA cctcattCCTTCTTGGTCGCTGACCGAGGGGGCGGACGTTCACAAAGACGAATTTAAGGCTGCCATCCAATCACTGCTCAAGAAATCTGACTTGGAAAAG TTGGAGACGTGCGTGGTGAGGCACTGTAAGAACGCCTTCGCCTGCAGCCTGACCCACCGCTCCGGGTGGAAGCTGGTGTTCTCCGGGGACACCATGCCCTGCGATGCCCTGGTGGACATGG gaaAAAATGCCACATTGCTTATTCATGAGGCGACGCTAGAGGATGGCATGGCGGAAGAGGCAGTGGAGAAGAAACACAG CACCACGTCCCAGGCCATTGGCATCGGGATGAAGatgaaggctgacttcatcatGCTGAACCACTTCAGCCAGCGCTACGCAAAGATCCCGCTCCTCAGCCCCGACTTCAACGACAAGGTCGGCATCGCCTTCGACCACATGAGG gtgCGTCTGTCCAACCTGCGCGtcctgcccaggctgagcgcgCCGCTCAAGGCGCTGTTCGCGGAGGAGATCGAGGAGATGAAGGAGCGCCAGGGCAAGCGGGAGCTGAAGCAGCTGAAGCAGCTGATAAGGGTGGCCGGGCTGGGCCTGCCTCTGAacggggcggggcagggagcGGGGCAGGGAGCGGGGCAGGGAGCGGGGCAGGGAGCGGCCGGCGATGGAGCACGTGACGCGCCGCACAAACGTGAGCCCGAGGAGGACCCGGAGCCGCTGAACAGCAAGAGACTGAAAGCCAGCTGA